One stretch of Oceanithermus profundus DSM 14977 DNA includes these proteins:
- a CDS encoding tyrosine-type recombinase/integrase, with the protein MLVPTPAWDDPAKRRRWALGAANERDVDLLLRLLAYYMMTKGRQRSRTSLRTYQLYGLAVRDWIAWAWPPEVEAPQVPLLKATEDDVDRWLADLLDRGGHLSENPWPLSPSTAAAYLSGLRAFYRALVWAGAVAKNPAAEVRAPRDPTPRSERRPALPYPLYIRLLEHLSGDEAQQVRDRAVIRLMGDAGLRIAEVEALDVKDVDLGEHVVVVRAGKGGKQRTVPMTRALSSALVEWLGVRRAYAAPGEEALFVNLGGRKAKGRRLRAHSIRRFLEGYYRELGFPERYRGAHTLRHLAGTRFYQASRDIHVVAALLGHENVGTSTVYAKMDRSRLRAVVEGLGEK; encoded by the coding sequence ATGCTCGTGCCCACGCCAGCATGGGACGACCCGGCGAAGCGCCGGCGCTGGGCGCTTGGAGCGGCGAACGAGCGCGACGTCGATTTGTTGTTACGATTGCTGGCCTACTACATGATGACCAAGGGGCGGCAAAGAAGCCGCACCTCGCTCAGGACCTACCAGCTCTACGGCTTGGCGGTGCGCGACTGGATCGCCTGGGCCTGGCCACCGGAGGTGGAGGCCCCGCAGGTCCCGCTGCTGAAGGCCACGGAGGACGACGTCGACCGCTGGCTCGCGGACCTGCTCGACCGGGGCGGCCACCTGAGCGAGAATCCCTGGCCGCTCAGCCCCTCGACCGCGGCCGCCTACCTCTCGGGCCTGCGGGCCTTCTACCGGGCGCTGGTCTGGGCCGGCGCCGTGGCCAAGAACCCGGCGGCCGAGGTGCGCGCGCCCCGGGATCCGACCCCCAGGAGCGAACGTAGGCCAGCGCTTCCCTATCCTCTATATATAAGACTGCTCGAACACCTCTCCGGAGACGAGGCTCAGCAGGTTCGCGACCGGGCGGTGATCAGGCTGATGGGCGACGCCGGACTCCGCATCGCCGAGGTGGAGGCCCTCGACGTGAAGGACGTGGACCTTGGCGAGCACGTGGTCGTCGTCCGCGCCGGCAAGGGGGGCAAGCAGAGGACCGTTCCGATGACCCGGGCCCTCTCCTCTGCCCTGGTCGAGTGGCTGGGGGTCCGCCGCGCCTACGCCGCCCCCGGCGAAGAGGCCCTCTTCGTCAACCTCGGGGGGCGCAAGGCCAAGGGAAGGCGGCTCAGAGCCCACTCGATTCGCAGGTTCCTCGAGGGCTACTACCGCGAACTCGGTTTCCCCGAGCGCTACCGCGGGGCCCACACCCTGCGCCACCTGGCCGGCACCCGGTTCTACCAGGCCTCGAGGGACATCCACGTGGTGGCGGCACTCCTCGGGCACGAGAACGTCGGCACCTCCACCGTGTACGCCAAGATGGACCGGTCGCGGCTCAGGGCGGTCGTCGAAGGGCTGGGCGAAAAGTGA